One window of Ciconia boyciana chromosome 10, ASM3463844v1, whole genome shotgun sequence genomic DNA carries:
- the TNS1 gene encoding tensin-1 isoform X2, with the protein MTGLCLSCLLWPQDLESPPAHTFKMTSFKKVKACGICRQAITRQGSTCRGCKLSCHTKCQAKAVTPCSPAVNYELDATKSPRSGQSRRKTSRSMSLTAAMESSCELDLVYITERIIAVSYPSTAEEQSFCSNLREVAHMLKSKHGDNYVLFNLSERRHDVSKLHPKVLDFGWPDLHTPALEKICSICKAMDTWLNAAPHNVVVLHNKGNRGRLGVVVAAYMHYSNISASADQALDRFAMKRFYEDKVVPVGQPSQKRYIHYFSGLLSGNIKMNNKPLFLHHVIMHGIPNFESKGGCRPFLKIYQAMQPVYTSGIYNVQGDSQTGICITIEPGLLLKGDILLKCYHKKFRSPTRDVIFRVQFHTCAVHDLDVVFGKEDLDEAFRDDRFPEYGKVEFVFSYGPEKIQGMEHLENGPSVSVDYNTSDPLIRWDSYENFNIQREDSAEGTWAEPPLPGKHLEKEVGHTQGPLDGSLYAKVKKKDSLHGSTGAVNAARLPLSATPNHVEHTLSVSSDSGNSTASTKTDRTDEPGVPGAPGGQAVLSPEEKRELDRLLVGFGLESAPPMHNHAPGPVPARLPAMPGRHVVPAQVHVNGNAVALVAERETDILDDELPNQDGHSVGSLGTLSSLDGTTTASEAGYQEAPRVGSLSSLPNGPSSCNGAEKLLKEGLYDGELLSNGGYPYNNQNALMGHQLRDPLPPLRPSASAQDHLAGYLQRPPGSHAPGWLQPQPLPGSQPYLYGYDPAGAYRSRSFPAVDTAKYDTTPVLPQAPARSTSSREAVQRGLNSWQQQGGSRPPSRLQEGGVESHSPSISSCSPQPSPLQLVPPHSHSMPEFPRAPSRREIEQSIEALDVLMLDLAPAVHKSQSVPSTSHQDKPAGPLLSSLSAQPIAGLYARPAPQVVQPRSFGTSVSPVVSEPGGKAYSPGEPDYGVHEYRETYSPYSYQLAPVPEPKSYSRAPAGAPMGILPLSTSYSPVGSQQLLVSSPPSPTVPPQTQMPPKGLESYEDLSRSAEEPLNLEGLVAHRVAGVQSREKPPEESAIPARKRTPSDSHYEKSSPEPSSPRSPTVLSPEVVSTIAANPGGRPKEPHLHSYKEAFEEMEGASPTSPPSGGVRSPPGLAKTPLSALGLKPHNPAEILLHPVGEPRSYVESVARTATMGKGGSLPAAQPGGPEVPARNGSFANSFTAPSPVSTSSPIHSVDGASLRSYPSEGSPHGTVTPPHASAEPVHRSPVNSQMPSAHSSYQNSSPSSFAIVQGGVPGSAYASPEYPDGRGGLQPDLQARPQPQVNVVGVHVLPGSPRALHRTVATNTPPSPGFGRRAVNPSVSGAPGSPGLGRHTAAAHGNLVAPPGSPSLARHQAAAAVPPGSPLYGYPSPEERRPTLSRQSSSSGYQPPSTPSFPVSPAYYPGTSTPHSSSPDSAAYRQGSPTLQPALPEKRRMSAGDRSNSLPNYATINGKASSPLSSGMSSPSGGSAVTFSHTLPDFSKFSMPDISPETRANVKFVQDTSKYWYKPEISREQAIALLKDREPGAFIIRDSHSFRGAYGLAMKVASPPPTVMQQNKKGDITNELVRHFLIETSPRGVKLKGCPNEPNFGCLSALVYQHSIMPLALPCKLVIPDRDPMEEKKDTVSATNSATDLLKQACNVLFINSVEMESLTGPQAIAKAVAETLVADPTPTATIVHFKVSAQGITLTDNQRKLFFRRHYPLNTVTFCDLDPQERKWTKTDGSGPAKLFGFVARKQGSTTDNICHLFAELDPDQPAAAIVNFVSRVMLGSGQKR; encoded by the exons GTGCTGGATTTCGGGTGGCCCGATCTGCACACCCCGGCGCTGGAGAAGATCTGCAGCATTTGCAAAGCCATGGACACGTGGCTCAATGCGGCGCCGCACAATGTGGTGGTGCTGCACAACAAG GGGAACCGTGGCcggctgggggtggtggtggctgcCTACATGCACTACAGCAACATCTCGGCCAG CGCTGACCAGGCTCTGGACAGGTTTGCCATGAAGCGCTTCTATGAGGACAAGGTAGTGCCAGTGGGACAGCCATCCCAGAAGAG GTACATCCATTACTTCAGCGGGCTCCTGTCCGGCAACATCAAGATGAACAACAAGCCCCTCTTCCTCCACCACGTCATCATGCATGGCATCCCCAACTTTGAGTCGAAAGGCG GTTGTCGGCCCTTCCTGAAAATCTACCAGGCCATGCAGCCCGTCTACACCTCGGGGATCTA CAACGTGCAAGGGGACAGCCAGACGGGCATCTGCATCACCATTGAGCCCGGTTTGCTCCTCAAGGGCGATATCTTG CTGAAGTGTTACCACAAGAAGTTTCGCAGCCCGACCCGCGATGTGATTTTCCGCGTGCAGTTCCACACGTGCGCTGTGCACGACCTTGACGTTGTCTTTGGCAAGGAGGACCTGGATGAGGCCTTCAGAG ATGACCGCTTCCCTGAGTACGGGAAGGTGGAGTTCGTGTTCTCCTACGGCCCCGAGAAGATCCAAG gCATGGAGCACCTGGAGAACGGGCCCAGCGTTTCCGTGGACTACAACACGTCCGACCCACTCATCCGGTGGGACTCCTACGAGAACTTCAACATCCAGCGCGAGGACAGCGCGGAGGGCACCTGGGCTGAGCCGCCCCTGCCTGGCAAGCACCTGGAGAAAG AGGTTGGGCACACGCAAGGGCCCCTGGACGGGAGCCTCTACGCTAAAGTGAAGAAGAAAGACTCCCTCCACGGCAGCACCGGTGCCGTCAACGCCGCCCGCCTCCCGCTCTCGGCAACACCCAACCACGTCGAGCACACGCTCTCGGTGAGCAGCGACTCAGGCAACTCCACCGCCTCCACCAAGACCGACCGGACCGATGAGCCGGGGGTGCCCGGGGCGCCCGGCGGCCAGGCGGTGCTGAGCCCCGAGGAGAAGCGGGAGCTGGATCGTCTCCTTGTTGGCTTCGGCTTGGAGAGCGCGCCGCCCATGCACAACCACGCGCCCGGCCCCGTGCCGGCGCGCCTGCCTGCCATGCCGGGCCGCCACGTGGTGCCGGCTCAGGTGCATGTCAACGGGAATGCTGTGGCACTGGTGGCCGAGCGGGAGACGGATATCTTGGACGATGAGCTGCCCAACCAGGATGGGCACAGCGTGGGCAGCCTGGGCACGCTCTCCTCCTTGGATGGCACCACCACTGCCAGTGAGGCCGGCTACCAGGAGGCACCCCGGGTGGGCAGCCTTTCCTCCCTGCCCAATGGCCCCTCGAGCTGCAACGGGGCcgagaagctgctgaaggagggGCTGTACGATGGCGAGCTGCTCTCCAACGGCGGCTACCCTTACAACAACCAGAACGCCCTGATGGGCCACCAGCTCCGCGACCCGCTGCCTCCCTTGCGGCCCTCAGCATCTGCTCAGGACCACCTGGCCGGCTACCTGCAGCGCCCGCCGGGCTCTCACGCCCCAGgctggctccagccccagccgTTGCCCGGCTCCCAGCCCTACCTGTACGGCTACGACCCCGCCGGTGCCTACCGCTCCCGGTCCTTCCCGGCGGTGGACACTGCCAAGTACGACACGACCCCGGTGCTGCCCCAGGCTCCGGCTCGCAGCACCAGCAGCCGGGAGGCCGTGCAGAGGGGCTTGAattcctggcagcagcaaggagggAGCCGGCCACCTTCCCGGCTGCAGGAGGGCGGCGTGGAGAGCCACAGCCCCagcatctccagctgcagcccccagcccagtcCGCTGCAGCTGGTGCCCCCGCACAGCCACAGCATGCCCGAATTCCCCCGGGCGCCCTCCCGCCGGGAGATCGAGCAGTCCATCGAAGCGCTTGATGTCCTCATGCTGGACCTTGCGCCTGCCGTCCACAAATCGCAGAGCGTGCCTTCCACCTCCCACCAGGACAAGCCGGCGGGacccctgctctcctccctttcAGCCCAGCCCATTGCTGGTCTCTACGCCCGGCCGGCTCCACAAGTGGTCCAGCCGAGGTCCTTTGGCACCTCCGTGAGCCCCGTGGTCTCCGAGCCTGGAGGCAAAGCCTATTCCCCTGGGGAACCGGACTATGGGGTACATGAGTACCGGGAAACCTACTCGCCCTACAGCTACCAGCTGGCACCGGTGCCGGAGCCGAAGAGCTACAGCCGTGCCCCGGCCGGAGCACCGATGGGCATCCTCCCTCTCAGCACCTCCTACAGCCCTGTGGGGTCTCAGCAGCTCCTCGTGTCTTCCCCGCCTTCCCCCACCGTCCCGCCACAAACCCAGATGCCCCCCAAGGGACTGGAGAGCTACGAAGACCTGTCGAGGTCAGCAGAAGAGCCCTTGAATCTGGAGGGCCTGGTGGCCCACAGGGTGGCAG GGGTGCAGTCCCGGGAGAAGCCCCCAGAGGAGAGTGCCATCCCTGCCCGCAAGCGGACCCCCAGCGACAGCCACTATGAGAAGAGCTCACCGGAGCCCAGCTCGCCCCGCAGCCCCACCGTCCTCTCGCCCGAGGTGGTCAGCACCATCGCGGCCAACCCTGGAGGGAGGCCCAAAGAG cctcaCCTCCACAGCTACAAGGAAGCCTTCGAAGAGATGGAGGGTGCCTCTCCCACCAGCCCACCCTCCGGCGGCG TGCGTTCTCCCCCCGGCCTGGCCAAGACCCCGCTCTCAGCACTGGGGCTGAAACCCCACAACCCGGCTGAGATCCTGCTGCATCCAGTGGGAG AGCCCAGGAGCTACGTCGAGTCGGTGGCCCGCACGGCCACGATGGGCAAGGGAGGGAGCCTGCCCGCTGCCCAGCCCGGGGGCCCGGAGGTGCCTGCCAGGAACGGCAGCTTCGCCAACTCCTtcactgcccccagccctgtctcCACCAGCAGCCCCATTCACAGCGTGGACGG GGCCTCCCTCCGCAGCTACCCATCGGAGGGCAGCCCCCACGGCACGGTTACACCTCCCCACGCCTCGGCTGAGCCTGTTCACCGGTCGCCTGTCAACTCGCAGATGCCCTCTGCTCACAGCAGCTACCAAAACTCGTCTCCATCTTCCTTTGCGATAGTCCAAGGCGGGGTCCCGGGCTCAGCATATGCCAGCCCTGAGTACCCTGATGGCCGAGGTGGCCTCCAGCCGGACCTCCAAGCTCGGCCACAGCCGCAGGTCAATGTGGTGGGGGTCCACGTCCTGCCGGGGAGCCCCCGCGCCCTGCACCGGACAGTGGCTACCAACACGCCGCCCAGCCCTGGCTTCGGGCGAAGAGCTGTCAACCCCAGCGTGAGTGGCGCTCCTGGCAGCCCCGGGCTGGGCAGGCACACCGCGGCGGCCCACGGCAACCTGGTGGCCCCACCGGGGagccccagcctggccaggcaTCAAGCCGCGGCAGCCGTCCCCCCCGGCAGTCCCCTGTATGGCTACCCCAGCCCGGAGGAGAGGCGCCCGACGCTGTCTCGGCAGAGCAGCTCCTCCGGCTACCAGCCTCCCTCCACGCCGTCCTTCCCTGTCTCGCCGGCGTACTACCCTGGCACGAGCACGCCGCACTCCTCCTCCCCGGACTCGGCCGCCTACCGCCAGGGCAGCCCCACGCTGCAGCCTGCGCTGCCCGAGAAGCGGCGGATGTCGGCCGGGGACCGCTCCAACAGCCTGCCCAACTATGCCACCATCAACGGCAAGGCGTCCTCGCCCCTCTCCAGTGGCATGTCCAGCCCCAGCGGTGGGAGTGCCGTCACCTTCTCCCACACCCTGCCGGACTTCTCCAAGTTCTCTATGCCAG aCATCAGCCCTGAGACTCGTGCCAACGTCAAGTTTGTGCAGGACACTTCCAAGTACTGGTACAAACCGGAGATCTCCAGGGAGCAGG CCATCGCGCTGCTGAAGGACAGGGAGCCAGGGGCTTTTATCATCCGAGACAGCCACTCCTTCCGGGGAGCCTACGGCCTCGCCATGAAAGTAGCTTCTCCGCCTCCCACGGTCATGCAGCAGAACAAGAAAG GAGACATCACCAATGAGCTGGTGAGGCACTTCCTCATCGAGACCAGCCCGCGGGGTGTGAAACTAAAAGGATGCCCCAACGAGCCCAATTTTG gctGCCTCTCGGCTCTGGTGTACCAGCACTCCATCATGCCCTTGGCCCTGCCCTGCAAGCTGGTCATTCCTGACCGAG ATCccatggaggaaaagaaagacactGTGTCGGCCACCAACTCGGCCACAGACCTCCTCAAACAGG cctGCAACGTCCTCTTCATCAATTCGGTGGAGATGGAGTCGCTGACGGGCCCCCAGGCCATTGCAAAGGCTGTTGCTGAGACACTGGTGGCTGACCCCACGCCCACCGCTACCATCGTCCACTTCAAAGTCTCCGCACAAGGCATCACCTTAACTGACAACCAGAGGAA GTTGTTCTTCCGACGACACTACCCGCTGAACACCGTCACCTTCTGCGACCTGGACCCCCAGGAACGAAA GTGGACTAAAACTGACGGCAGCGGCCCAGCCAA GCTCTTCGGCTTTGTGGCCAGGAAGCAAGGAAGCACCACAGACAACATCTGCCACCTCTTTGCCGAGCTGGACCCGGACCAGCCGGCTGCAGCCATCGTCAACTTTGTCTCCAGGGTCATGCTCGGCTCTGGCCAGAAAAGATGA
- the TNS1 gene encoding tensin-1 isoform X1: protein MTGLCLSCLLWPQDLESPPAHTFKMTSFKKVKACGICRQAITRQGSTCRGCKLSCHTKCQAKAVTPCSPAVNYELDATKSPRSGQSRRKTSRSMSLTAAMESSCELDLVYITERIIAVSYPSTAEEQSFCSNLREVAHMLKSKHGDNYVLFNLSERRHDVSKLHPKVLDFGWPDLHTPALEKICSICKAMDTWLNAAPHNVVVLHNKGNRGRLGVVVAAYMHYSNISASADQALDRFAMKRFYEDKVVPVGQPSQKRYIHYFSGLLSGNIKMNNKPLFLHHVIMHGIPNFESKGGCRPFLKIYQAMQPVYTSGIYNVQGDSQTGICITIEPGLLLKGDILLKCYHKKFRSPTRDVIFRVQFHTCAVHDLDVVFGKEDLDEAFRDDRFPEYGKVEFVFSYGPEKIQGMEHLENGPSVSVDYNTSDPLIRWDSYENFNIQREDSAEGTWAEPPLPGKHLEKEVGHTQGPLDGSLYAKVKKKDSLHGSTGAVNAARLPLSATPNHVEHTLSVSSDSGNSTASTKTDRTDEPGVPGAPGGQAVLSPEEKRELDRLLVGFGLESAPPMHNHAPGPVPARLPAMPGRHVVPAQVHVNGNAVALVAERETDILDDELPNQDGHSVGSLGTLSSLDGTTTASEAGYQEAPRVGSLSSLPNGPSSCNGAEKLLKEGLYDGELLSNGGYPYNNQNALMGHQLRDPLPPLRPSASAQDHLAGYLQRPPGSHAPGWLQPQPLPGSQPYLYGYDPAGAYRSRSFPAVDTAKYDTTPVLPQAPARSTSSREAVQRGLNSWQQQGGSRPPSRLQEGGVESHSPSISSCSPQPSPLQLVPPHSHSMPEFPRAPSRREIEQSIEALDVLMLDLAPAVHKSQSVPSTSHQDKPAGPLLSSLSAQPIAGLYARPAPQVVQPRSFGTSVSPVVSEPGGKAYSPGEPDYGVHEYRETYSPYSYQLAPVPEPKSYSRAPAGAPMGILPLSTSYSPVGSQQLLVSSPPSPTVPPQTQMPPKGLESYEDLSRSAEEPLNLEGLVAHRVAGVQSREKPPEESAIPARKRTPSDSHYEKSSPEPSSPRSPTVLSPEVVSTIAANPGGRPKEPHLHSYKEAFEEMEGASPTSPPSGGVRSPPGLAKTPLSALGLKPHNPAEILLHPVGEPRSYVESVARTATMGKGGSLPAAQPGGPEVPARNGSFANSFTAPSPVSTSSPIHSVDGASLRSYPSEGSPHGTVTPPHASAEPVHRSPVNSQMPSAHSSYQNSSPSSFAIVQGGVPGSAYASPEYPDGRGGLQPDLQARPQPQVNVVGVHVLPGSPRALHRTVATNTPPSPGFGRRAVNPSVSGAPGSPGLGRHTAAAHGNLVAPPGSPSLARHQAAAAVPPGSPLYGYPSPEERRPTLSRQSSSSGYQPPSTPSFPVSPAYYPGTSTPHSSSPDSAAYRQGSPTLQPALPEKRRMSAGDRSNSLPNYATINGKASSPLSSGMSSPSGGSAVTFSHTLPDFSKFSMPDISPETRANVKFVQDTSKYWYKPEISREQAIALLKDREPGAFIIRDSHSFRGAYGLAMKVASPPPTVMQQNKKGDITNELVRHFLIETSPRGVKLKGCPNEPNFGCLSALVYQHSIMPLALPCKLVIPDRDPMEEKKDTVSATNSATDLLKQGAACNVLFINSVEMESLTGPQAIAKAVAETLVADPTPTATIVHFKVSAQGITLTDNQRKLFFRRHYPLNTVTFCDLDPQERKWTKTDGSGPAKLFGFVARKQGSTTDNICHLFAELDPDQPAAAIVNFVSRVMLGSGQKR, encoded by the exons GTGCTGGATTTCGGGTGGCCCGATCTGCACACCCCGGCGCTGGAGAAGATCTGCAGCATTTGCAAAGCCATGGACACGTGGCTCAATGCGGCGCCGCACAATGTGGTGGTGCTGCACAACAAG GGGAACCGTGGCcggctgggggtggtggtggctgcCTACATGCACTACAGCAACATCTCGGCCAG CGCTGACCAGGCTCTGGACAGGTTTGCCATGAAGCGCTTCTATGAGGACAAGGTAGTGCCAGTGGGACAGCCATCCCAGAAGAG GTACATCCATTACTTCAGCGGGCTCCTGTCCGGCAACATCAAGATGAACAACAAGCCCCTCTTCCTCCACCACGTCATCATGCATGGCATCCCCAACTTTGAGTCGAAAGGCG GTTGTCGGCCCTTCCTGAAAATCTACCAGGCCATGCAGCCCGTCTACACCTCGGGGATCTA CAACGTGCAAGGGGACAGCCAGACGGGCATCTGCATCACCATTGAGCCCGGTTTGCTCCTCAAGGGCGATATCTTG CTGAAGTGTTACCACAAGAAGTTTCGCAGCCCGACCCGCGATGTGATTTTCCGCGTGCAGTTCCACACGTGCGCTGTGCACGACCTTGACGTTGTCTTTGGCAAGGAGGACCTGGATGAGGCCTTCAGAG ATGACCGCTTCCCTGAGTACGGGAAGGTGGAGTTCGTGTTCTCCTACGGCCCCGAGAAGATCCAAG gCATGGAGCACCTGGAGAACGGGCCCAGCGTTTCCGTGGACTACAACACGTCCGACCCACTCATCCGGTGGGACTCCTACGAGAACTTCAACATCCAGCGCGAGGACAGCGCGGAGGGCACCTGGGCTGAGCCGCCCCTGCCTGGCAAGCACCTGGAGAAAG AGGTTGGGCACACGCAAGGGCCCCTGGACGGGAGCCTCTACGCTAAAGTGAAGAAGAAAGACTCCCTCCACGGCAGCACCGGTGCCGTCAACGCCGCCCGCCTCCCGCTCTCGGCAACACCCAACCACGTCGAGCACACGCTCTCGGTGAGCAGCGACTCAGGCAACTCCACCGCCTCCACCAAGACCGACCGGACCGATGAGCCGGGGGTGCCCGGGGCGCCCGGCGGCCAGGCGGTGCTGAGCCCCGAGGAGAAGCGGGAGCTGGATCGTCTCCTTGTTGGCTTCGGCTTGGAGAGCGCGCCGCCCATGCACAACCACGCGCCCGGCCCCGTGCCGGCGCGCCTGCCTGCCATGCCGGGCCGCCACGTGGTGCCGGCTCAGGTGCATGTCAACGGGAATGCTGTGGCACTGGTGGCCGAGCGGGAGACGGATATCTTGGACGATGAGCTGCCCAACCAGGATGGGCACAGCGTGGGCAGCCTGGGCACGCTCTCCTCCTTGGATGGCACCACCACTGCCAGTGAGGCCGGCTACCAGGAGGCACCCCGGGTGGGCAGCCTTTCCTCCCTGCCCAATGGCCCCTCGAGCTGCAACGGGGCcgagaagctgctgaaggagggGCTGTACGATGGCGAGCTGCTCTCCAACGGCGGCTACCCTTACAACAACCAGAACGCCCTGATGGGCCACCAGCTCCGCGACCCGCTGCCTCCCTTGCGGCCCTCAGCATCTGCTCAGGACCACCTGGCCGGCTACCTGCAGCGCCCGCCGGGCTCTCACGCCCCAGgctggctccagccccagccgTTGCCCGGCTCCCAGCCCTACCTGTACGGCTACGACCCCGCCGGTGCCTACCGCTCCCGGTCCTTCCCGGCGGTGGACACTGCCAAGTACGACACGACCCCGGTGCTGCCCCAGGCTCCGGCTCGCAGCACCAGCAGCCGGGAGGCCGTGCAGAGGGGCTTGAattcctggcagcagcaaggagggAGCCGGCCACCTTCCCGGCTGCAGGAGGGCGGCGTGGAGAGCCACAGCCCCagcatctccagctgcagcccccagcccagtcCGCTGCAGCTGGTGCCCCCGCACAGCCACAGCATGCCCGAATTCCCCCGGGCGCCCTCCCGCCGGGAGATCGAGCAGTCCATCGAAGCGCTTGATGTCCTCATGCTGGACCTTGCGCCTGCCGTCCACAAATCGCAGAGCGTGCCTTCCACCTCCCACCAGGACAAGCCGGCGGGacccctgctctcctccctttcAGCCCAGCCCATTGCTGGTCTCTACGCCCGGCCGGCTCCACAAGTGGTCCAGCCGAGGTCCTTTGGCACCTCCGTGAGCCCCGTGGTCTCCGAGCCTGGAGGCAAAGCCTATTCCCCTGGGGAACCGGACTATGGGGTACATGAGTACCGGGAAACCTACTCGCCCTACAGCTACCAGCTGGCACCGGTGCCGGAGCCGAAGAGCTACAGCCGTGCCCCGGCCGGAGCACCGATGGGCATCCTCCCTCTCAGCACCTCCTACAGCCCTGTGGGGTCTCAGCAGCTCCTCGTGTCTTCCCCGCCTTCCCCCACCGTCCCGCCACAAACCCAGATGCCCCCCAAGGGACTGGAGAGCTACGAAGACCTGTCGAGGTCAGCAGAAGAGCCCTTGAATCTGGAGGGCCTGGTGGCCCACAGGGTGGCAG GGGTGCAGTCCCGGGAGAAGCCCCCAGAGGAGAGTGCCATCCCTGCCCGCAAGCGGACCCCCAGCGACAGCCACTATGAGAAGAGCTCACCGGAGCCCAGCTCGCCCCGCAGCCCCACCGTCCTCTCGCCCGAGGTGGTCAGCACCATCGCGGCCAACCCTGGAGGGAGGCCCAAAGAG cctcaCCTCCACAGCTACAAGGAAGCCTTCGAAGAGATGGAGGGTGCCTCTCCCACCAGCCCACCCTCCGGCGGCG TGCGTTCTCCCCCCGGCCTGGCCAAGACCCCGCTCTCAGCACTGGGGCTGAAACCCCACAACCCGGCTGAGATCCTGCTGCATCCAGTGGGAG AGCCCAGGAGCTACGTCGAGTCGGTGGCCCGCACGGCCACGATGGGCAAGGGAGGGAGCCTGCCCGCTGCCCAGCCCGGGGGCCCGGAGGTGCCTGCCAGGAACGGCAGCTTCGCCAACTCCTtcactgcccccagccctgtctcCACCAGCAGCCCCATTCACAGCGTGGACGG GGCCTCCCTCCGCAGCTACCCATCGGAGGGCAGCCCCCACGGCACGGTTACACCTCCCCACGCCTCGGCTGAGCCTGTTCACCGGTCGCCTGTCAACTCGCAGATGCCCTCTGCTCACAGCAGCTACCAAAACTCGTCTCCATCTTCCTTTGCGATAGTCCAAGGCGGGGTCCCGGGCTCAGCATATGCCAGCCCTGAGTACCCTGATGGCCGAGGTGGCCTCCAGCCGGACCTCCAAGCTCGGCCACAGCCGCAGGTCAATGTGGTGGGGGTCCACGTCCTGCCGGGGAGCCCCCGCGCCCTGCACCGGACAGTGGCTACCAACACGCCGCCCAGCCCTGGCTTCGGGCGAAGAGCTGTCAACCCCAGCGTGAGTGGCGCTCCTGGCAGCCCCGGGCTGGGCAGGCACACCGCGGCGGCCCACGGCAACCTGGTGGCCCCACCGGGGagccccagcctggccaggcaTCAAGCCGCGGCAGCCGTCCCCCCCGGCAGTCCCCTGTATGGCTACCCCAGCCCGGAGGAGAGGCGCCCGACGCTGTCTCGGCAGAGCAGCTCCTCCGGCTACCAGCCTCCCTCCACGCCGTCCTTCCCTGTCTCGCCGGCGTACTACCCTGGCACGAGCACGCCGCACTCCTCCTCCCCGGACTCGGCCGCCTACCGCCAGGGCAGCCCCACGCTGCAGCCTGCGCTGCCCGAGAAGCGGCGGATGTCGGCCGGGGACCGCTCCAACAGCCTGCCCAACTATGCCACCATCAACGGCAAGGCGTCCTCGCCCCTCTCCAGTGGCATGTCCAGCCCCAGCGGTGGGAGTGCCGTCACCTTCTCCCACACCCTGCCGGACTTCTCCAAGTTCTCTATGCCAG aCATCAGCCCTGAGACTCGTGCCAACGTCAAGTTTGTGCAGGACACTTCCAAGTACTGGTACAAACCGGAGATCTCCAGGGAGCAGG CCATCGCGCTGCTGAAGGACAGGGAGCCAGGGGCTTTTATCATCCGAGACAGCCACTCCTTCCGGGGAGCCTACGGCCTCGCCATGAAAGTAGCTTCTCCGCCTCCCACGGTCATGCAGCAGAACAAGAAAG GAGACATCACCAATGAGCTGGTGAGGCACTTCCTCATCGAGACCAGCCCGCGGGGTGTGAAACTAAAAGGATGCCCCAACGAGCCCAATTTTG gctGCCTCTCGGCTCTGGTGTACCAGCACTCCATCATGCCCTTGGCCCTGCCCTGCAAGCTGGTCATTCCTGACCGAG ATCccatggaggaaaagaaagacactGTGTCGGCCACCAACTCGGCCACAGACCTCCTCAAACAGGGTGCGG cctGCAACGTCCTCTTCATCAATTCGGTGGAGATGGAGTCGCTGACGGGCCCCCAGGCCATTGCAAAGGCTGTTGCTGAGACACTGGTGGCTGACCCCACGCCCACCGCTACCATCGTCCACTTCAAAGTCTCCGCACAAGGCATCACCTTAACTGACAACCAGAGGAA GTTGTTCTTCCGACGACACTACCCGCTGAACACCGTCACCTTCTGCGACCTGGACCCCCAGGAACGAAA GTGGACTAAAACTGACGGCAGCGGCCCAGCCAA GCTCTTCGGCTTTGTGGCCAGGAAGCAAGGAAGCACCACAGACAACATCTGCCACCTCTTTGCCGAGCTGGACCCGGACCAGCCGGCTGCAGCCATCGTCAACTTTGTCTCCAGGGTCATGCTCGGCTCTGGCCAGAAAAGATGA